The Phormidium yuhuli AB48 DNA window GAGTTCATAGCCCTGCAAGTGTTTCAGGGCCCGATTCCGTAGGGGCTTTTTCAGGGGACAGTCTTCAAGGAAGGTTTCCAGGTGATGACGTTCTAAACTAAACCCCACATCCACGGGGGTTCCCGGTTGAGGATTGCCCCAGACAATGGCACAAAACTGGGGGGAGACTCCTAAGGTAAACTGACCCACTTGGGGGAGTGACTGAACTCGTACCGCTCGTTCGGTTAGGACAATTGCGTCCGGGTTATACTCTTGTGCCGTCTGTTCAACCCAAAGCCGCAATTGCTCAAAGGTGGCGATCGGGAGTCTTTGCTGAGGCAGGCGAGGCTGGAAACTGTCCATAGTTTGGGGAGGGAACATCAAGCAGCAGCGTGACAACGTATGCGATCGCTCAACTCTTTCGGAACCTCTTGTCTGACAACAGAGGTCAGTGATCGCCCAACATCGGCCCGTTTAAACCGTTGTAGCTACCCAGACCCCTAGGATTAACCCTAGCTAACCTTGGCAGGATCTGCGACCACCCTATTGTGATCCTAGTCCGAGTTTCTCTGGCCGGGTCAAACGATCGCGGAAACTTTGCAATTGTCCCAATCCCTCTCACACTCAGAATTCTAGCCGGAATCTTAACTCTAAGCGACTCCCGTTGAGGTGAAATTCATCCTTATTTATCCTCATTTAAGGGTATGCTGTCTGCCTTGGCTAAGCCTAAAAGTTCTCCCCAGAGCCTCTCGGGAATTTCTGCCTCAAGGGGGTAGAGGTGGGGGGTTAGGCTAAAGGTCTCTGCAAAGGCTTCAATCAGGACTGGGATAACCTCAAACACGGTAATCTGGGGTAACCACTGCCGTAAACTCCCCACAGGGCGATCGCCAATGCCACAGGGGACAATTTCACGAAATCCTTGTAAATCTGGGCAGACATTGAGAGCAAAGCCATGACAGGTAATCCAGCGGCTGACCTGAATGCCAATGGCCGCCACCTTGGCCCCCTCCAACCAAACCCCCGTCAACCCCGGCAGCCGCGACCCCGACAACCCCCAATGAGCCAAAACGGCGATTAAACTCCCTTCGAGCCGTCGTAGATAGTCATGTAAATCCGGCTGATGTCGCTTGAGATTGAGAATGGGATAGCCCACCAGTTGCCCAGGGCAATGATAGGTCACCTCGCCCCCCCGTCCAACCCGATAGACTTCCCGCCCAGATACTTCGGGGTTAAACTGTAAGAACTTCGCATCTGCTCCTCGTCCCAGAGTATAGACAGGAGGATGCTCCAACAGCAGTAAGACATCCTCAAGTTGAGGAGCCGCGCGACGAGCCTCAAAAAGCGATCGCTGAATTTCCCATGCGGTTTGATAAGGAATCGGGGTTTGAAACCAGAGAATGTGAAGTCGTGGCGGGGAAGTCGTACTAAACATCATCAAAAAAAGCAAGAGGGTTTGAGTAAGAATCATGGCTGAAATCCCCAAATCTAATCACAAATTGTCAAGGATTGCAAAGGATTTTAAAGTGTGGTTCAGGGAATCGACGATTCACAATACAATGAGGACAAGGAACGTAAGGGGATGGACTTATCCCCCCAAGATAGCCATCTGAGCTGAGTGCTGACCCATGAACGCGGCAATCCCCGCCCCGCCGGAATTTCAGTAGTCCCTCAGACCCAGGAGCTTGGAGGACTCTCGTCCCTTGCCGTTCAGAAAATCGGTTATCGAGCGGGAATTTTACGACATGAAATTAGTTATCCAAGGCAAAAATTTTGAGATCACCGACGCCATTCGTGACTATGTTGAGGAAAAAGTTGAGAAAGCGGTGAGCCATTTTGAAACATTGACGACTGAAGTTGATGTTCATCTGTCTGTCGCCCGCAATCCTCGTATTTCTGCCAACCAGTCCGCTGAGGTGACAATTTACGCCAATGGAACCGTCATCCGCGCTCAGGAAGGAAGCGAATCCATGTATGCCAGCATTGACTTGGTGGCAGACAAGATTGCTCGTCAACTCCGTAAATATAAAGAGAAACGCAATCGCAAGTTGCACACCCAAGGCAAAACCGCCGAAGTTTTGGCTGAAGTGGTCTCGAACTCCGATGGTGTGACGGAAGACTTGATTGGCGATCGCGCGGTGGAACTTCCCTCTGAAGTGGTGCGGACGAAATACTTTGCCATGCCGCCGATGACCGCTGAAGAAGCCTTGGAACAGCTACAACTGGTGGATCACGATTTCTACGTGTTCCGCAATGTGCAAACCGGTGAGATCAATGTGATCTATGAGCGCAACCACGGTGGGTATGGTGTGATTCAACCCCGTAAAGCCTCAGAAAATGGAGCCATGAACCCTCAGGAGATGTCGAAAGCCTCCTAGCTAGCTAAAGACCCGCCCCCCTCCATCGACTTGGATTGAGAGGGGGGATTAGAGCTTAGGCAAGAGGTTTACCACAGAGGCACAGAGGACACAGAGGAAGAGGAGGGGGAAGGGGCAAGAGGGATGGAGGTCTAGAGTTGGTAGGGACTCGGTTGGGTGACGTCGCGGCTGGTGCGTTTGCTTTTGGATTGAGATTTGGCTTTAGAGGCACTGCGGCGGAGAGCGTCTAGGCGTGTTTCGTATTGTTTGCGTAGCCGCTTTTTGGGAGTTTGTTCAATCAGGGTTTTGAGGGCACTCCCCAAACTCTTGTAGGCGTTGGGCAACGTGTAGCCGAAACGGGTGGCTAGGGCGATCGCCTTGTCGTCGGCCTCCAATAACTCTTGTAAAGCCTTCTCACTATTATTCTTCTGATAGAGACGATAGCCGGACACGCCACAGAGTCCTAAGGCCAATAGAAGTAATACCCCATCCTGAACCCAGAGTTCTCCCACGGCCCCACCGAGACCAATGGCCAACGCTGCCATTTCCCAGCCTTCCCGGGGAATGGTGTCATTCTGAATCCGGGCGACCTCATGCCAAAATAACAAATTGCGCTGGTCAAGGGCTAAATTCTCCCATTTGACCAAATCAATGGCAATTTCTACCTCATCCCGGCTCAACTCCTCGCAACGAACCAGGGGAGGGTCAATTTCCGTGGTTTTCTCGACCGTTACCCAACTTTGCAGTTCAGGGGGTAACAGTCCCCGGAGACGGCGCAATTCATTGATTTCAGCTTTCGCAGCTGAGGTGACATAGGAGGTCATAGGACAAAAAATATGGCAGTAGTCGCTAAAGGTGATGCGATGACAGTCGGAGCCTGTTAGGTCAATCCTAGCAAATTACCAGCGTTTTGAGCTTTGCCAGGCCCAGAGCAGTCCCAGGGCGATCGACAGCAACATCCCCAACCACAGAACTAACCCCGGTAGGAAGCTCAACAGCGTCAAACCTCGCAATACCCAAATCATCAGGGTCAACGCCACCACAGTGACGAAGCTGCGGAATAGCAGAGAGTCGGACAAAATACGCATAGGGACTAAACCGGCATTTGGGAATTATTATAGCGAAACGGACAGTTGATATGAGACGATAGCCGTCTCTGACTGCGCTAAGCTAAAGGCGAATAGCCCCCAGCCCCTTTGTTGGATCACACTCATGCGACGCTCCCGCTTTCGCTCAGCCCTGATGTTTTGCGGACTCCTCCTGGGTAGTGTCATTCTGACCCTGAGCCTGCCCGGATGGAGTGCCGAAAGGATTACGGCCAATTACAGTCTCTTTGAACGCTCGGTGTCGGTGACCGCTCTGGAAACCTATGCCCGGACTGGAAAAGTTGAACGGGATCTCGCCCCTTATATCCGTTTTGCCCCACCACAACTGCGGGAGACGATTCGTGAGGCCCTATCGGCCCGGGCAGAGGTGGATGCGGTGGCCGTGTCCCAGTTTCTCTATACCCCTCAAGGGGAAGCCTTATTACAGCGGCTTGGAGAAGCGATTCGCTTGGGGTCTGGGGGGTCGGGATATTTTGGCTTGCGTTCGGCTCTGATTTTAGCGGCAGCTGATGAGGCTGAGGGCCTAACCCTGCTCAATGTCCTCCGTCATTTTCCCACGAATACGGTGCGTTTGGACTTTAACCAAACCCTACGCATGGCCCAGGAGTTACAGACATTAATCCGGGATAACAATCAGGCGGTGGCTAGCGTCGCCAATCAGTCCTTATTGGAGGCTGAAGCCAACTCAGGGGTGATAAGTTCCCTGCGCAATCTTACCCGTTTAGGAGACTATTCCTGGGAAGTGACCTCATTGAACCTACGCGATCGCGAGCGCGCCCTCCCCTGGGGCTATCCTTTAATAGTGGATCTTTATCTACCCCGCCAGGTTCTCTCCGCCCCAATCGTGGTAATTTCCCATGGCTTAGGATCGAATCGGGAATCCTTTGAATACCTAGCTGAACACTTAGCCTCCCATGGCTTCGCTGTCTTGGTTCCCGAGCATTCCGGCAGTAGTGCCCAACATATGGATGCCCTGCTACGGGGACAGGCCCAGGAAATCGCCCGTCCCCAGGAATTTCTCGATCGCCCCCTTGATGTCACCTTTGCTCTCAATAGCCTAGAACAGCAAGCCATCACCGATCGCCAATTGAGCGATCGCCTCGACTTTAAACGAGTGGGAGTCATTGGCCAGTCCTTTGGCGGCTACACGGCCTTAACCCTCGCCGGGGCCAGTATAAACTTCCCCGAATTACAAAATCGCTGCGGAGAAAACCAACAACGCCAATCCTGGAATGTCTCCCTATTTCTCCAATGCCGGGCCCTAGACCTCTTCGCTACCGCCTCGGACAACCCACTCAACTTCCGAGACCCACGAGTGCAAGGCATTATCGCCCTCAATCCCATTGGTAGTGCTTTGTTTGGGCCCGAAGGGTACGGAGATATCCAGATTCCCGTCAT harbors:
- the lipB gene encoding lipoyl(octanoyl) transferase LipB, giving the protein MFSTTSPPRLHILWFQTPIPYQTAWEIQRSLFEARRAAPQLEDVLLLLEHPPVYTLGRGADAKFLQFNPEVSGREVYRVGRGGEVTYHCPGQLVGYPILNLKRHQPDLHDYLRRLEGSLIAVLAHWGLSGSRLPGLTGVWLEGAKVAAIGIQVSRWITCHGFALNVCPDLQGFREIVPCGIGDRPVGSLRQWLPQITVFEVIPVLIEAFAETFSLTPHLYPLEAEIPERLWGELLGLAKADSIPLNEDK
- the hpf gene encoding ribosome hibernation-promoting factor, HPF/YfiA family, with translation MKLVIQGKNFEITDAIRDYVEEKVEKAVSHFETLTTEVDVHLSVARNPRISANQSAEVTIYANGTVIRAQEGSESMYASIDLVADKIARQLRKYKEKRNRKLHTQGKTAEVLAEVVSNSDGVTEDLIGDRAVELPSEVVRTKYFAMPPMTAEEALEQLQLVDHDFYVFRNVQTGEINVIYERNHGGYGVIQPRKASENGAMNPQEMSKAS
- a CDS encoding DUF3318 domain-containing protein; this translates as MTSYVTSAAKAEINELRRLRGLLPPELQSWVTVEKTTEIDPPLVRCEELSRDEVEIAIDLVKWENLALDQRNLLFWHEVARIQNDTIPREGWEMAALAIGLGGAVGELWVQDGVLLLLALGLCGVSGYRLYQKNNSEKALQELLEADDKAIALATRFGYTLPNAYKSLGSALKTLIEQTPKKRLRKQYETRLDALRRSASKAKSQSKSKRTSRDVTQPSPYQL
- a CDS encoding alpha/beta hydrolase; translated protein: MRRSRFRSALMFCGLLLGSVILTLSLPGWSAERITANYSLFERSVSVTALETYARTGKVERDLAPYIRFAPPQLRETIREALSARAEVDAVAVSQFLYTPQGEALLQRLGEAIRLGSGGSGYFGLRSALILAAADEAEGLTLLNVLRHFPTNTVRLDFNQTLRMAQELQTLIRDNNQAVASVANQSLLEAEANSGVISSLRNLTRLGDYSWEVTSLNLRDRERALPWGYPLIVDLYLPRQVLSAPIVVISHGLGSNRESFEYLAEHLASHGFAVLVPEHSGSSAQHMDALLRGQAQEIARPQEFLDRPLDVTFALNSLEQQAITDRQLSDRLDFKRVGVIGQSFGGYTALTLAGASINFPELQNRCGENQQRQSWNVSLFLQCRALDLFATASDNPLNFRDPRVQGIIALNPIGSALFGPEGYGDIQIPVMLLAGGADTVSPAIAEQIPPFSWLTTPNRYFVLLPEATHFSVIGTSERDTVTLPGDIIGPNPQVAQSYVKALSLAFLQTHIVGNSEFAAYLNAAYAQEMSQEPISLFLVQGDFDRFREADSLASRHL